A window of Prolixibacter sp. SD074 contains these coding sequences:
- a CDS encoding LytTR family DNA-binding domain-containing protein, with protein MKILIVEDEPLAAERLETMIREYLPEVDVAGPFDSIRQTAAWLKKNGAPELGFFDIQLADGLSFEIFEQAEVTCPVIFTTAFDEYALKAFKVNSVDYLLKPVDKKELFSALGKYGRLFKQQDKQGSVSTEAIDQIYRMMTRNYRSRFLIRVGEHLRPLDIADVVYFYSQQRSTFVLTREGKSYDLDFTLDQLEQELDPKQFFRVNRSALVRLDAIGDVLIYSGNRLRLKLVKEPDEPVLVSREKVSSFKQWLEGGNS; from the coding sequence ATGAAGATACTGATTGTGGAAGATGAGCCGCTTGCCGCCGAAAGACTGGAAACGATGATTCGGGAATACCTTCCCGAAGTGGATGTGGCTGGTCCGTTCGACAGTATCCGGCAGACGGCCGCCTGGCTGAAAAAGAATGGTGCTCCGGAATTGGGCTTCTTCGACATTCAGTTGGCTGACGGATTGAGTTTTGAAATCTTTGAGCAGGCCGAAGTAACCTGCCCGGTGATTTTTACCACCGCCTTTGACGAATATGCGCTGAAGGCCTTTAAGGTAAACAGTGTTGATTATTTATTGAAACCTGTCGATAAGAAGGAGCTTTTTTCAGCATTAGGAAAGTACGGACGTCTATTTAAGCAGCAGGACAAGCAGGGAAGCGTTTCGACCGAAGCAATCGACCAGATTTACCGTATGATGACGCGAAATTACCGTAGTCGGTTTTTGATTCGGGTGGGGGAGCATCTTCGTCCGCTGGACATTGCCGATGTGGTTTATTTTTATTCGCAACAGCGGTCTACCTTCGTGTTAACACGTGAGGGGAAAAGCTACGATTTGGATTTTACTCTCGATCAGTTGGAACAGGAACTGGATCCGAAACAGTTTTTCCGGGTAAACCGCAGCGCCCTGGTCCGGTTGGATGCGATTGGCGATGTGCTGATTTATTCAGGAAACCGCCTCAGACTGAAACTGGTGAAAGAACCCGATGAACCGGTGCTGGTGAGCCGCGAGAAAGTATCGTCGTTTAAACAATGGCTGGAGGGAGGAAATTCTTAA
- the gap gene encoding type I glyceraldehyde-3-phosphate dehydrogenase, whose protein sequence is MSKVKIGINGFGRIGRLVFRAAAKNNDVEVVGINDLIDVDYMAYMLKYDSTHGRFDGTVEVKDGKLIVNGNAIRVTSERNPADLKWDEIGAEYVVESTGLFLTKEKAQGHIDAGAKKVVMSAPSKDDTPMFVMGVNHKKYTSDMTFVSNASCTTNCLAPVTKVLNDKFGVVEGLMTTVHATTATQKTVDGPSLKDWRGGRGAGQNIIPSSTGAAKAVGKVIPELNGKLTGMSLRVPTPDVSVVDLTCRLEKAASYEAICAAMKEASEGELKGVLGYTEDSVVSTDFVGETCTSIFDAGAGIGLNDHFVKVVSWYDNEMGYSTKVVELIKHMSTVDHK, encoded by the coding sequence ATGTCTAAAGTTAAGATTGGTATTAACGGTTTTGGCCGTATCGGACGTTTGGTTTTCCGTGCTGCCGCAAAAAATAATGATGTTGAAGTTGTCGGTATCAACGACCTGATTGACGTTGATTACATGGCATACATGCTCAAATATGATTCTACTCACGGCCGTTTTGATGGCACCGTAGAAGTAAAAGACGGTAAACTGATTGTTAACGGTAACGCAATCCGTGTTACTTCCGAAAGAAACCCTGCAGATCTGAAATGGGATGAAATTGGTGCAGAGTACGTTGTTGAATCAACTGGTCTGTTCCTGACCAAAGAAAAAGCTCAGGGCCACATCGATGCAGGCGCCAAGAAAGTAGTGATGTCAGCTCCTTCTAAAGACGATACTCCTATGTTCGTTATGGGTGTTAACCACAAAAAATACACCTCTGACATGACTTTCGTTTCTAACGCTTCTTGTACGACCAACTGTTTGGCTCCTGTAACCAAAGTATTGAACGACAAATTCGGCGTTGTCGAAGGTTTGATGACTACCGTTCACGCAACTACCGCTACCCAGAAAACGGTTGATGGCCCTTCCCTGAAAGACTGGCGTGGTGGCCGCGGCGCCGGTCAGAACATTATTCCGTCTTCAACCGGCGCGGCTAAAGCTGTAGGTAAAGTAATTCCCGAGCTGAACGGTAAACTGACGGGTATGTCCCTGCGTGTTCCTACTCCTGACGTATCGGTAGTTGACCTGACTTGCCGTTTGGAAAAAGCTGCTTCTTACGAAGCCATTTGCGCTGCCATGAAAGAAGCTTCTGAAGGCGAACTGAAAGGTGTCCTGGGTTACACGGAAGATTCAGTCGTTTCGACTGACTTTGTTGGCGAAACATGTACTTCCATATTCGACGCTGGCGCTGGTATCGGCCTCAATGACCACTTCGTAAAAGTTGTTAGCTGGTACGATAACGAAATGGGTTATTCAACCAAAGTTGTTGAACTCATCAAGCACATGTCTACGGTTGATCATAAGTAA
- a CDS encoding porin family protein, producing the protein MKRIKLIIMLFLALLTVTSFAQTTSNSKKFMLGVFGGLNIPRLSGGSNNEMTSGYSSRSGAAFGLTSNLDLGSNFSLRMDLLYSSEGGKRDGLQAIDGHAFNPQVPEGTYLYANFKNESILNYLELPVLIKYSIPVKASKFYINVGPYGGYLLKAKQKTSGTSIVYADKTEIQPVSPEPVSFNATTNTKSSIHNMSFGITGGVGYSQQIGKDMLTLDVRGATA; encoded by the coding sequence ATGAAAAGGATTAAATTGATTATTATGTTGTTCCTGGCTTTATTGACAGTAACAAGCTTTGCCCAAACAACTTCAAATTCAAAAAAGTTTATGTTGGGTGTTTTCGGCGGGTTAAACATTCCCCGACTGAGTGGGGGAAGTAATAATGAAATGACCAGTGGTTATTCGTCCCGTTCCGGGGCCGCTTTCGGATTGACCTCCAACCTGGATTTGGGTTCCAATTTCTCCTTGCGCATGGATCTTTTATATTCAAGCGAAGGTGGAAAACGGGACGGATTACAGGCTATTGACGGACATGCTTTTAATCCTCAGGTTCCGGAAGGAACTTATCTTTACGCCAACTTTAAAAATGAATCTATTTTAAACTATCTCGAATTACCTGTTTTAATAAAATATTCAATCCCTGTTAAGGCTTCAAAATTTTATATTAATGTTGGCCCTTATGGTGGTTACCTTTTAAAAGCGAAACAAAAAACCAGTGGGACAAGTATTGTTTATGCAGACAAAACTGAGATACAACCCGTTTCTCCGGAACCGGTTTCTTTTAATGCCACCACCAATACCAAAAGTAGTATCCACAATATGAGTTTTGGCATTACGGGCGGAGTCGGTTACTCCCAACAAATTGGAAAAGACATGCTCACGCTGGATGTAAGAGGAGCTACGGCTTAA
- a CDS encoding radical SAM/SPASM domain-containing protein, whose amino-acid sequence MKSIQENLFKEAVGATMSNKFLRQIAVKQLDKQLHKAMMDSSRNLLQQEKTDQYHFVLSLIRQAQQNLDKGFINPNVLLKMINVLVTKSYNPDRHRKLNPVKEAYKKKYGEYPPQFLTLSPGKGCNLHCTGCYASSDISLRERLDFETARRIIREAHDIFGTRFMVISGGEPFMYKDNGKTILDLFKEFSDIFFLVYTNGTLISEEMARKLAELGNVTPAISVEGFEKDTDERRGKGIYKKILRAMGNLKKEGIPFGISVTATRMNVETLLKDDFYDFFFNEAGATYMWQFQLMPIGKAKDTRELMITPKQRVALYKQWEHFLADNKFPVADFWNSSSLSSGCIAYGRWGGYFYIDWNGNVMPCVFVPYYVDNINEVYKNGGNLADVMQSQFFKNGRKWQNEYGFENEDFRGNLLMPCSIRDHYKNFKENILTPDSKGEDDLADAILSDPEYEEMMDEFDEELTHLTDNIFRSKYLKEETVNSLK is encoded by the coding sequence ATGAAGAGCATACAAGAAAATCTTTTTAAAGAAGCAGTGGGTGCTACCATGTCTAACAAGTTTTTACGCCAAATAGCTGTTAAACAACTGGACAAGCAACTGCACAAAGCAATGATGGATAGCTCCAGAAACTTACTGCAGCAGGAAAAAACTGATCAGTACCATTTTGTTTTATCCTTAATCCGACAGGCACAACAAAATCTGGACAAAGGTTTTATCAATCCAAACGTGTTACTCAAAATGATTAACGTGCTTGTCACTAAATCTTACAATCCGGATCGTCATAGAAAACTGAATCCTGTAAAAGAAGCCTATAAAAAGAAATACGGGGAATACCCTCCTCAGTTTCTGACACTTTCACCCGGCAAAGGATGTAATTTGCATTGTACCGGTTGCTATGCATCCAGTGATATTTCCCTGCGCGAGAGGCTCGATTTTGAAACCGCACGCCGGATAATCCGGGAAGCCCATGACATTTTTGGAACCCGGTTTATGGTTATCAGTGGCGGGGAACCCTTTATGTACAAAGACAACGGAAAAACCATACTTGATTTGTTTAAAGAATTTTCCGATATCTTTTTCCTGGTATATACCAACGGGACATTAATCAGTGAAGAAATGGCCCGAAAACTTGCCGAATTGGGAAATGTAACACCGGCAATTTCTGTAGAAGGTTTCGAAAAAGATACCGACGAACGAAGAGGAAAAGGAATTTATAAAAAAATCCTGAGGGCTATGGGCAACCTGAAAAAGGAAGGAATTCCCTTTGGCATCTCAGTTACCGCAACCAGGATGAATGTAGAAACCCTGCTGAAAGATGATTTCTATGACTTTTTCTTTAATGAAGCCGGCGCCACCTACATGTGGCAATTTCAGTTGATGCCGATTGGAAAAGCAAAAGATACGCGCGAATTAATGATAACTCCAAAACAACGCGTGGCACTCTATAAACAATGGGAACACTTCCTTGCGGATAACAAATTTCCCGTGGCCGATTTCTGGAATTCCTCCTCGCTTTCCAGTGGCTGTATTGCCTACGGAAGATGGGGCGGTTATTTTTATATCGACTGGAACGGAAACGTAATGCCCTGTGTATTTGTGCCATATTACGTTGATAATATTAATGAAGTGTATAAAAACGGAGGCAACCTTGCCGATGTGATGCAATCGCAATTCTTTAAAAACGGCAGAAAATGGCAAAACGAATATGGATTCGAGAATGAAGATTTCCGTGGCAATTTATTGATGCCTTGTTCCATTCGGGACCATTATAAAAATTTCAAGGAGAACATCCTCACCCCCGACTCCAAAGGGGAAGATGATTTGGCAGACGCCATTCTCTCCGACCCTGAATATGAAGAAATGATGGACGAATTTGACGAAGAACTAACACATTTGACAGACAATATTTTCAGAAGTAAATATTTGAAAGAAGAAACTGTAAATTCTTTGAAGTAA
- a CDS encoding radical SAM/SPASM domain-containing protein, with product MKNVKQNLFKEMVNQVISNKILRGVAVKQLDKYLYSSLMDIGRQQLEQEKLDQYAFMSSIVDRVRNNLDKGYIKPAVMKKMAKVFVGDSYSPDRHKKLSPVKEAYKEKHGDYPPQFLVLSPGKGCNLKCTGCYASADSAIAEKLDFETSRRIVREAHDLFDSRFMVISGGEPFMYKSDGKTILDLFEEFNDMFFLVYTNGTMLNEKLADKLAELGNVTPAISVEGWEQQTDERRGKGVYKMILKAMSNLRNAGVPFGISLTATRHNAEMLLEDEFYEYFFDKLGVSYMWQFQLMPIGRGKDVVDLMVTPEQRVKLYKQWVHLMEDKHFPIADFWNSASLSSGCIAYGRWNGYFYIDWNGNIMPCVFVPYYVDNIKNLYANGKTLEDALQSKLFKNGRKWQKSYGFENPDHRENVLMPCSIRDHYENFKHNILTPGVKGEDEDAEAVLYDPKYKEMMIEYDEKLQKLTESIFQEKYLKKELKTDEA from the coding sequence ATGAAAAACGTGAAACAGAATTTATTTAAAGAAATGGTCAACCAGGTAATATCTAATAAAATATTACGGGGCGTGGCCGTAAAACAGTTGGATAAATATCTTTATTCCAGCTTAATGGATATAGGACGTCAGCAGTTGGAACAGGAAAAACTGGATCAGTATGCTTTCATGTCCTCGATTGTTGACCGGGTAAGGAATAATCTCGACAAGGGGTACATAAAGCCCGCCGTAATGAAAAAAATGGCTAAAGTCTTTGTGGGGGATTCCTATTCTCCCGACAGGCACAAAAAACTGAGTCCTGTAAAAGAGGCTTATAAAGAAAAACATGGCGATTATCCTCCTCAGTTCTTAGTATTGTCGCCAGGGAAAGGTTGTAATTTAAAGTGCACAGGATGTTACGCTTCTGCAGATTCGGCTATTGCTGAAAAACTTGATTTCGAAACATCAAGACGTATCGTGAGGGAAGCTCATGATCTTTTCGATAGCCGGTTTATGGTAATCAGCGGTGGCGAACCTTTTATGTATAAATCCGATGGCAAAACTATCCTGGACCTGTTTGAGGAATTTAACGATATGTTCTTCCTCGTTTATACGAACGGGACCATGCTCAACGAGAAACTCGCTGATAAACTTGCCGAATTGGGTAACGTAACTCCGGCTATCTCTGTCGAAGGATGGGAACAACAAACTGATGAACGGCGTGGCAAAGGGGTTTATAAAATGATACTGAAGGCCATGTCTAACCTGCGAAATGCCGGCGTACCGTTTGGAATTTCCCTGACAGCTACCAGGCACAATGCGGAAATGTTGTTGGAAGATGAATTTTACGAATATTTCTTTGATAAACTCGGTGTTTCATACATGTGGCAATTCCAATTGATGCCCATTGGCAGGGGTAAAGATGTTGTCGATTTGATGGTTACTCCCGAACAAAGAGTAAAATTATATAAACAATGGGTTCATTTGATGGAAGATAAGCATTTTCCAATTGCCGATTTCTGGAACTCTGCTTCATTATCCAGCGGTTGTATTGCTTACGGTCGATGGAACGGGTATTTTTATATCGATTGGAATGGAAATATTATGCCCTGCGTATTTGTCCCTTATTATGTCGATAATATCAAAAACCTTTATGCCAATGGCAAAACGTTGGAGGATGCCCTTCAGTCCAAATTATTTAAAAATGGTAGAAAATGGCAAAAAAGTTATGGGTTCGAAAATCCTGATCACAGAGAAAATGTCCTGATGCCTTGTTCAATTCGTGACCACTATGAAAACTTTAAGCATAACATCCTGACCCCTGGTGTGAAAGGGGAAGATGAAGATGCAGAAGCTGTTTTGTATGATCCGAAATACAAGGAAATGATGATTGAGTATGATGAGAAACTACAAAAACTCACCGAAAGCATCTTTCAGGAAAAGTACTTAAAAAAAGAACTCAAAACAGATGAAGCCTGA